One segment of Desulfosudis oleivorans Hxd3 DNA contains the following:
- a CDS encoding DUF11 domain-containing protein, with amino-acid sequence MRNRKRTTSRWIKGAGVLVAAVMLLWAAPQGALADGTASGTPVTNLATVAYQVGGVDQTVIESSLTGNSTPGIGNGTATSFVVDTSLDLSVAWTDLADVEVVPGQLDQVLIFTVTNDGNATQDFSLSAVNRAAGDDFDTTGVTIFVESGATAGYQAGEDTADYIDELAADASKIVYIVSDIPAATVNGNDAILDLVAQVAVGGTAATQGANITTDDSLIADNPATVQTVFVDGAGTADVAEDGKASDAGTYTVVTAALEVTKSVTVISDPVNGTTNPKAIPGAVIEYEIEIENTGSSNATSVTITDSIPANTDFIIGSVAGDGDTISYSDDLGATWTYSPSGSNGDPDPDVDAVQIVFNAINSSATESATFRVEVE; translated from the coding sequence ATGAGAAACAGAAAACGTACAACCAGCAGATGGATCAAGGGTGCGGGTGTTCTGGTCGCGGCAGTTATGCTGCTGTGGGCGGCCCCGCAGGGAGCCCTGGCGGACGGCACCGCATCGGGCACTCCCGTTACCAACCTTGCCACCGTGGCTTACCAGGTGGGCGGTGTGGACCAGACCGTCATTGAAAGTTCGCTCACGGGCAACTCCACACCGGGCATCGGCAACGGCACGGCCACCTCTTTTGTGGTGGACACCAGCCTTGACCTGAGCGTGGCCTGGACGGATCTGGCTGACGTTGAAGTGGTACCCGGTCAGTTGGACCAGGTACTGATCTTCACGGTCACCAACGACGGCAACGCCACCCAGGATTTTTCCCTGTCCGCGGTCAACAGGGCCGCGGGGGACGATTTTGACACCACGGGCGTGACGATCTTTGTAGAGAGCGGCGCCACCGCCGGCTATCAGGCGGGTGAAGATACCGCCGACTACATCGATGAGCTGGCTGCCGATGCTTCCAAAATCGTTTACATTGTCTCTGACATTCCGGCAGCCACAGTCAACGGTAATGACGCCATCCTTGACCTGGTGGCCCAGGTGGCCGTGGGCGGCACTGCTGCCACCCAGGGCGCGAACATCACCACCGACGACAGCCTCATTGCCGATAACCCGGCAACGGTTCAGACCGTTTTTGTCGACGGTGCCGGCACGGCCGACGTGGCCGAGGACGGCAAGGCTTCCGATGCCGGTACTTACACGGTTGTCACCGCGGCCCTGGAAGTAACCAAGAGCGTCACGGTGATCAGCGATCCGGTCAACGGCACCACCAACCCCAAGGCCATTCCCGGCGCGGTCATCGAGTATGAGATCGAAATCGAAAACACGGGCAGTTCCAATGCCACCAGCGTCACCATCACCGACTCGATTCCTGCCAATACCGATTTTATCATCGGCAGCGTGGCCGGAGACGGGGACACGATAAGCTACTCGGATGACCTTGGCGCCACATGGACCTACTCCCCGTCCGGCTCCAACGGCGATCCGGATCCGGATGTGGACGCCGTCCAGATCGTCTTTAACGCGATCAACAGCAGCGCTACCGAGTCAGCCACCTTCCGGGTGGAAGTCGAATAG
- a CDS encoding DUF11 domain-containing protein: protein MKLKFFTPLALVLGACLLLCGGPALAEDKGSIELASIAEVEAQEFNSEGQRVTVRKPAGLVVPGKEVIYTTTYTNIGTAPAENVIITNPVPEHMVYKENSAAGQNTTIVFSIDNGKTYQTPDALFVKTADGTTRPATASDYTHIRWTVTKPVSSGEKGVVSYRAILK, encoded by the coding sequence ATGAAACTAAAATTCTTCACCCCCCTTGCGCTGGTGCTGGGGGCCTGCCTGCTGCTGTGCGGCGGGCCGGCTCTGGCCGAAGACAAGGGCAGCATTGAGCTTGCCTCCATCGCCGAGGTGGAGGCCCAGGAGTTTAACAGCGAGGGCCAACGCGTGACGGTTCGAAAACCGGCCGGCCTGGTGGTTCCGGGAAAGGAGGTTATCTACACCACCACCTATACCAACATCGGCACAGCCCCGGCGGAAAACGTGATCATCACCAACCCGGTGCCCGAACACATGGTCTATAAGGAAAACAGCGCGGCCGGCCAAAACACGACCATTGTGTTTTCCATTGACAACGGCAAAACGTATCAAACGCCCGATGCCCTTTTTGTAAAAACCGCGGACGGCACAACGCGTCCGGCAACGGCATCGGACTACACCCATATTCGATGGACAGTGACCAAACCCGTTTCTTCAGGGGAAAAGGGGGTTGTCTCATACAGGGCCATCTTGAAATAA
- a CDS encoding DUF11 domain-containing protein codes for MPMNYHKKTTAGVRNRILWAGLIPLVLCALFVLPAGATDIETTPRYTFVGNVNFVGTGGSLRTRPNAGWWADPCRITTTSTEALSGIPAGATIRAAYLYWARSGNAADNQVSLNGNTVNADRPFDETFVNGGTTYRFFSGMADVTSIVNTTRNGNYTFGGLTISAGNPWCGVQAVVGGWALVVIYEDASEKERVINIYDGFQYFRDSDIVLTPSNFVVSSASGIDGKIGHISWEGDPTLTGANEYLRVNGTTLTDASNSATDQYNSTFSHLGTLVSSPTYGVDFDIYDISSLLSEGDSSLSSVYSAAGDLVILSAEIISVTCQAADLSISKTHSGGFVSGGTGDFTITVTNSGPNSETGTVTVTDVLPAGLTYSSFSGTGWAVDTSGAPTIVFTYDCSASPLPPGNSLPALTLTVNVGAAAVPNVSNTASVDSDTTFDPDTSDNSDTDTVTVSAAAPDLLVMKTVTTFSDPTGGANPKAIPGAVMIYTIQVTNQGAGPVDADSINITDAIPANTKLFVGDLGDGPIVFLDGSAYGGTDSGLDPYDYIALDNDTDDLGFSSDNGATFTYHPTPDGDDCDENVTDILVNPKGPMDGAASGNTPSFQVRFRVQVE; via the coding sequence ATGCCTATGAATTACCATAAAAAAACAACGGCAGGGGTAAGAAACCGAATCCTTTGGGCAGGACTGATTCCACTGGTCCTGTGCGCGCTTTTTGTTCTGCCGGCAGGCGCCACGGACATCGAAACCACCCCGCGCTACACCTTTGTGGGAAACGTCAATTTTGTGGGTACCGGCGGGTCCCTTCGCACCCGGCCCAATGCCGGGTGGTGGGCGGACCCTTGTAGAATTACAACCACCTCCACCGAGGCCCTTTCCGGTATTCCGGCCGGCGCCACGATCCGGGCCGCCTATCTCTACTGGGCCCGGTCCGGCAACGCGGCGGACAATCAAGTCTCCCTTAACGGCAACACCGTGAACGCCGACCGCCCTTTTGACGAAACGTTTGTCAACGGCGGCACCACCTATCGATTCTTCAGCGGGATGGCCGATGTCACATCCATTGTCAACACCACGAGAAACGGCAACTACACCTTTGGCGGATTAACCATTTCCGCCGGCAACCCCTGGTGCGGGGTCCAGGCCGTGGTGGGGGGATGGGCACTGGTGGTGATCTATGAAGATGCTTCCGAAAAGGAGCGGGTCATCAACATCTACGACGGATTTCAGTATTTCAGGGACAGTGACATCGTCCTTACCCCGTCAAACTTTGTTGTCTCTTCGGCCTCCGGAATCGACGGCAAAATCGGCCATATCTCCTGGGAAGGCGACCCTACCCTGACCGGCGCCAATGAATACCTCCGGGTCAACGGCACAACCCTGACCGATGCCAGCAACTCAGCCACCGACCAGTACAACTCCACCTTTTCCCACCTGGGCACCCTGGTCAGTTCCCCCACCTATGGTGTGGATTTTGATATCTACGATATCTCAAGCCTGTTGTCGGAAGGCGACAGCTCCCTCAGCTCGGTCTATTCCGCGGCCGGGGACCTGGTAATCTTAAGCGCCGAAATTATTTCCGTCACCTGCCAGGCTGCCGACCTTTCCATATCCAAAACCCATTCCGGGGGATTTGTGTCCGGCGGCACCGGCGATTTTACCATCACCGTAACCAACAGCGGTCCCAACAGCGAAACCGGCACAGTTACTGTCACCGATGTGCTGCCCGCCGGGTTGACCTACAGCTCCTTTTCCGGCACCGGCTGGGCCGTGGACACCAGCGGTGCGCCCACCATTGTTTTTACCTACGACTGCTCCGCCTCACCCTTGCCCCCGGGCAACAGCCTGCCGGCCCTGACCCTGACCGTAAACGTGGGGGCTGCGGCAGTGCCCAACGTCTCCAACACCGCGTCGGTGGACAGCGACACCACTTTTGATCCGGATACCAGCGACAACTCAGACACCGACACAGTGACCGTTTCCGCGGCCGCCCCGGACCTGCTGGTGATGAAAACCGTGACCACCTTTTCCGATCCCACAGGCGGGGCCAACCCCAAGGCCATACCCGGAGCCGTAATGATCTATACCATTCAGGTGACCAACCAGGGGGCCGGTCCCGTGGACGCGGACTCGATAAACATCACCGACGCCATTCCCGCCAACACAAAACTTTTCGTGGGAGACCTGGGCGACGGGCCGATTGTCTTTCTGGACGGGTCCGCCTACGGCGGCACGGACAGCGGCCTGGATCCCTACGATTACATCGCCCTGGACAATGACACCGATGATCTGGGCTTTTCCAGCGACAACGGCGCCACGTTTACCTATCACCCCACCCCGGATGGAGACGACTGCGACGAAAACGTCACCGATATTCTTGTCAATCCCAAAGGTCCGATGGACGGGGCCGCATCCGGCAACACCCCCTCCTTCCAGGTCCGGTTCCGGGTGCAGGTGGAGTAG
- a CDS encoding DUF11 domain-containing protein — protein MNFDQKFFGKNKRAGLRIRLLVLLFLCFPLFLPLPALAAGTPAGSIIPSQAFVTYTVGPVSGFTKSSNIASFTVAEVLDVTLSWQDAAPVPVIAGDINRVLSFQVTNTGNGQDRYGLAIDTALSGDNFDPSFTTLVLDANGNGIYEPAVDTVYTPGVNDPVLAADASLAVFVLCDIPSGLDADDTGDIRLTATSATGNGAPTGTIIAGAGDGGTDAVVGFSRAAADAVGTYRAAVLSVAKSAVVADPYGGDHVVPGAIITYTIVVSVSGTGAAAMGATLEDPIPDNSEYLPGSITLNGTGLTDAADADAGDMGQTTANTVTVFLGNLIAGSPDQTITFQVRVTDPT, from the coding sequence TTGAACTTTGATCAAAAATTTTTTGGAAAAAACAAGCGGGCCGGGCTTCGTATCCGGCTTTTGGTGCTTCTTTTTCTCTGCTTTCCGCTTTTTCTGCCCCTGCCCGCCCTTGCCGCGGGCACACCGGCAGGGTCCATCATCCCAAGCCAGGCCTTTGTCACATACACGGTGGGCCCTGTCTCCGGTTTTACAAAATCCAGCAATATCGCCTCTTTTACCGTTGCCGAGGTTCTTGATGTCACCCTCTCCTGGCAGGATGCGGCCCCTGTGCCGGTGATCGCCGGGGACATCAACCGGGTGCTTTCCTTTCAGGTCACCAACACCGGAAACGGCCAGGACCGTTACGGCCTTGCCATTGACACAGCCCTTTCCGGAGATAATTTTGACCCGTCTTTCACCACCCTGGTTCTGGACGCCAATGGAAACGGTATCTATGAACCGGCCGTGGACACCGTTTACACGCCGGGGGTCAATGACCCGGTACTCGCAGCCGACGCATCCCTGGCTGTTTTTGTTCTCTGTGACATTCCTTCCGGCCTTGACGCTGACGACACCGGCGACATCCGGCTGACCGCCACATCCGCCACCGGCAACGGGGCCCCCACCGGCACCATTATTGCCGGGGCCGGCGACGGCGGCACCGACGCCGTGGTGGGATTTTCCAGGGCAGCGGCCGATGCCGTGGGCACCTACCGGGCCGCGGTGCTGTCTGTTGCAAAGTCGGCTGTGGTGGCCGACCCTTACGGCGGCGACCATGTGGTGCCCGGCGCGATTATTACCTACACCATTGTGGTGTCGGTTTCCGGCACCGGCGCTGCGGCCATGGGCGCAACCCTTGAAGACCCGATACCGGACAACAGCGAATATCTCCCCGGGTCCATCACCTTAAACGGCACGGGCCTTACCGATGCCGCTGATGCCGATGCCGGGGACATGGGCCAGACCACGGCAAACACCGTCACTGTTTTTCTGGGGAACCTTATCGCCGGCTCCCCGGACCAGACCATAACCTTTCAGGTTCGCGTAACCGATCCAACCTAA
- a CDS encoding OmpA family protein, whose translation MNQTTMRIKGQAAPPSGNFAGNGGALPVSARMAAVRNRAAAKAAALAPQIHLTRLYALIITALVLFCATAWAGPNDISNTAGITFNDGVTVSSNSVVLTRAEAVDCAVEKSADTDRAMEGNNVSYRITAINNSDVPIIGLVVRDDLPEGVSLVETSPTATSVEDRRLTWNIGNLAPRQQTVVTVTVLVNENSGFAGQTLVNTAAATTAQADSDLNNNIATAGVMVRTPGVIELLRYAPSVSTAESVNVAVAAYSSNGSLSGPFSALAPPLSGQTPIDLSQPVPLIDADVFHQGDPIFIRVTDRDRNTDPNTVETIVIKISGTGPAGTDTEVILLTETGLNTGVFTGYVMSAPGTAPGNYDGRLAVSSGTTITAVYHDTEDGPEAVVDDSALVDPYGIVFDSSTGKPVDGAVVTIVEAAAGVSAAVGAPARVLGEDGVSTYPSTLISGAAVTDSGGNRYDPPAGGFRFPLILPGNYRLRITPPEGYKAPSIVADADLQALPGGPFVIVKGSRGESFRVDPGPPVHLDIPIDPIVYALYVTKQANKDTAAAGDFVAYTLTVENTSDDPISGIVLNDKLPPGFRYQNGSSRRDKAKTADPAIASDGRTLTFSIGTLASHEKTTIVYVVEVSAGARKGKAVNRAVAVGDTASSLPASATVEVKEDLFRGKAIIMGRVIADNCENKPVDGNDGVPGVRVYLEDGTFAVTDDNGMYHFEGVVPGTHVVQMDLVTIPERYQVVACEENTRFAQTPYSQFVDLQGGTLWRADFHVATKPRPEGEARLYLESTRAGDQASFYARLSGDGVALDNLRLTLLLPEGVIYTEGSSRLSDGTPITPMVTDNALTYRLGDVPAAWEKRITLSATIRSIFTNGEESHIVTKGLLTFNTPAQKNQRTPVVESLLAVRFHNAINLEADQRPLFASFGTQLTENDKEQVRALRQSLAGRRIKRIIVTGHTDNQPIRARSRHIFADNDALSLGRAQSVATYLQTILNLPPERIEAEGKGDREPVASNATEAGRAENRRVAVAVVSESIRPDTAASNDADLVSVATRGARPGEDPAAGKKPYSLSDAEAQTMPEISRAFVESLSRDDRPLAWVWPEDGFLPATPGIKIAVRHRAGTVPRLLLNGHEVSRLNFEKTVSDRAGTVAVSTWRGVDLKEGDNRFEALWQDPDTATPTRIERVIHYSGPPVRADLVVEKSRLIADGSTPPVIAVRLTDKDGFPARTGVVGRVNVLPPYTALAETQTMQQAPLTGAVEDAPGYRVEADGMAYIPLDPSAPTGKATLEFTCSDGTKTVSAWLIAPDREWILVGLAEGTVGYNTLSGHAENLAAADVDDEIYEDGRIAFFAKGRIKGEWLLTLAADTTEEKAAGETEMFRTIDPDTYYTLYGDTVQQGYEAPSRKRLYVKIEKKQFYALFGDYATDLTVTELARYNRNATGIKSEFENDRFTYTAFVNEADSGFIKDEIQGNGTSGLYHLSGNDILPNSETIIIETRDRFKSEVILESRPLTRHVDYQIDYDTGALFFKEPVFSRDDRFNPIFIVADYETEAGDSGELNYGGRAAVKFLDGRVEVGASHLHEGGTGAEGDLSGADATVRLSKNTTVRAEVATSDKQSGTEQKEGNAYLAEMVHGSEKLAGKLYVREQQPGFGLGQQNGSEEGTRKIGGEAAYQATSRVGVNAEVYRQENLTTDAKRDVAEAGVSYATGRDASLRAGLRHAEDRFSDGTVNRTDQVLAGATTKTANDKLTLRVDHEQTLNPDENANADFPTRTTLGADYAVTEKTTLFAEQEFTFGENEDTETSRAGVKTSPWTGGSLSSSVGRETDENGARVFAGMGLSQKWRINDYWSADGGIDHSRTLKDPGNTPLNINVPPASGTADGNDFTAFSLGTAYTQETWSANNRVEFRHSEVDDKYGLMTGIFGEPKEGLGLSSSFRLFRTETVSGTDTTAANLRFGLARRPRNAEWIVLDRLDLVYEDETGTSSAFESRRIINNLNANFKPNGKFQVSLQYGAKYVLETVEDNDYSGYTDLTGIEARYDITRRFDVGMHGGMLHSWNSGQIDYLAGASLGCDIVKNFWLSFGYNLTGFTDKDFSAAGFTAQGPFIQFRLKFDQATVKEAVELLDKH comes from the coding sequence ATGAACCAGACGACCATGCGCATTAAAGGACAGGCGGCCCCGCCTTCCGGCAATTTTGCCGGAAACGGCGGGGCTTTGCCTGTTTCTGCGCGCATGGCCGCTGTGCGGAACAGGGCTGCCGCGAAAGCGGCGGCCCTGGCCCCGCAAATCCATTTAACGCGTCTTTACGCGCTGATCATAACGGCCCTGGTCCTTTTTTGCGCCACCGCATGGGCCGGACCGAACGATATTTCCAACACCGCCGGCATCACCTTTAACGACGGTGTGACGGTATCGTCCAATTCCGTTGTTCTGACCCGGGCAGAAGCCGTGGACTGCGCCGTTGAAAAAAGCGCGGACACGGACCGGGCCATGGAGGGGAACAATGTCTCCTACCGGATCACCGCGATCAACAACAGCGATGTTCCCATCATCGGGCTGGTGGTAAGAGACGACCTTCCTGAAGGGGTCTCTCTTGTGGAAACCAGCCCAACGGCGACGTCCGTTGAAGACCGGCGCCTGACCTGGAACATCGGAAACCTTGCACCCCGGCAGCAGACCGTTGTCACGGTGACGGTACTGGTGAATGAAAACAGCGGCTTTGCCGGCCAAACCCTTGTCAACACCGCCGCAGCCACAACGGCCCAGGCCGACAGCGACCTGAACAACAATATTGCCACGGCCGGGGTCATGGTTCGCACGCCGGGCGTGATTGAGCTGCTGCGCTACGCTCCGTCGGTATCAACGGCTGAATCCGTCAATGTCGCGGTTGCCGCCTATTCTTCCAACGGCTCCCTGTCCGGCCCCTTTAGCGCACTGGCGCCGCCCCTGTCGGGCCAGACCCCCATTGATCTTTCCCAGCCGGTTCCGCTGATTGACGCCGATGTTTTTCACCAGGGCGATCCCATATTCATCCGCGTGACCGACCGTGACCGGAACACCGACCCGAACACCGTGGAAACGATTGTCATAAAAATTTCAGGCACCGGCCCGGCCGGCACCGACACCGAGGTGATTCTGCTCACCGAGACCGGGCTGAACACCGGCGTGTTCACGGGCTATGTGATGTCTGCGCCCGGAACCGCGCCGGGCAATTATGACGGCCGGCTTGCCGTCTCCTCCGGCACCACGATTACCGCCGTCTACCACGACACAGAGGACGGGCCCGAGGCCGTGGTGGATGACAGCGCCCTGGTGGACCCCTACGGCATTGTGTTTGACAGTTCCACCGGAAAACCGGTGGATGGGGCGGTTGTCACGATTGTCGAGGCAGCGGCCGGTGTGTCGGCGGCCGTGGGCGCCCCTGCCCGGGTCCTGGGTGAAGATGGTGTCAGCACCTACCCTTCCACCCTTATATCCGGGGCTGCTGTCACAGACAGCGGCGGCAACCGGTATGATCCGCCGGCGGGCGGTTTCCGGTTTCCCCTGATTTTACCGGGAAACTACCGTTTGCGTATCACGCCGCCGGAAGGCTACAAGGCCCCGTCCATCGTGGCCGACGCCGACCTGCAGGCCCTGCCAGGCGGCCCTTTTGTCATTGTTAAGGGGTCCAGGGGAGAGTCCTTCCGGGTCGATCCCGGGCCGCCGGTCCACCTGGATATTCCCATCGACCCCATCGTGTACGCGCTTTACGTGACCAAACAGGCGAATAAAGATACGGCCGCGGCAGGCGATTTTGTGGCCTATACCCTGACCGTGGAAAACACGTCGGATGATCCGATTTCAGGCATCGTGCTGAACGACAAGCTGCCCCCGGGATTTCGGTATCAGAACGGCTCGTCCCGGCGGGACAAGGCGAAAACAGCCGATCCGGCCATCGCTTCCGACGGCCGGACCCTGACCTTTTCTATCGGCACCCTGGCCTCCCATGAAAAGACAACGATTGTATATGTTGTCGAAGTCTCGGCCGGGGCAAGAAAGGGCAAGGCGGTCAACCGGGCCGTGGCCGTGGGCGACACCGCGTCGTCTCTGCCGGCATCGGCCACCGTTGAGGTCAAAGAGGACCTGTTCCGCGGCAAGGCCATTATCATGGGCCGGGTAATCGCGGACAACTGCGAAAACAAGCCGGTTGACGGCAACGACGGGGTTCCCGGCGTCAGGGTCTACCTGGAGGACGGCACCTTTGCCGTCACCGACGACAACGGCATGTACCATTTTGAGGGGGTTGTGCCCGGCACCCACGTGGTCCAGATGGATCTGGTTACGATTCCGGAAAGGTATCAGGTTGTGGCCTGTGAAGAGAACACCCGGTTTGCCCAGACCCCGTACTCCCAGTTTGTGGACCTTCAGGGCGGCACCCTGTGGCGGGCCGATTTTCACGTGGCCACAAAACCCCGGCCCGAAGGCGAGGCCCGGCTCTACCTGGAAAGCACCCGCGCCGGGGACCAGGCCTCTTTTTATGCCCGGCTTTCCGGTGACGGCGTGGCCCTGGACAACCTCCGGCTGACCCTGCTGCTGCCGGAAGGCGTCATCTATACCGAAGGCTCCAGCCGCCTTTCAGACGGCACACCCATCACCCCCATGGTGACGGACAACGCGCTGACCTACCGGCTGGGGGATGTGCCTGCCGCATGGGAGAAGCGAATCACCCTGTCGGCCACCATACGCAGCATCTTCACCAACGGCGAGGAAAGCCACATTGTCACAAAAGGGCTGCTCACCTTTAACACACCGGCCCAGAAAAACCAGCGGACCCCGGTGGTGGAAAGCCTTCTGGCCGTAAGATTTCATAACGCAATCAACCTGGAGGCCGATCAACGGCCCCTGTTTGCGTCCTTTGGCACGCAACTGACCGAAAACGACAAGGAACAGGTCCGCGCCCTGCGGCAGTCCCTTGCCGGCCGGCGGATCAAACGCATCATCGTCACCGGCCACACCGACAACCAGCCCATCCGCGCCCGCAGCCGCCATATTTTTGCCGATAACGACGCCCTCTCCCTGGGCCGGGCCCAAAGCGTGGCCACTTATCTGCAAACCATTTTAAACCTGCCGCCGGAACGCATCGAGGCCGAGGGAAAGGGCGACCGCGAGCCGGTGGCCTCCAACGCCACTGAAGCCGGCCGGGCAGAAAATCGCCGGGTTGCCGTGGCCGTGGTGTCGGAATCCATTCGTCCTGACACGGCGGCCTCCAACGATGCCGACCTGGTTTCCGTGGCCACCCGGGGTGCCCGTCCGGGTGAAGACCCGGCTGCCGGGAAGAAGCCTTATTCACTCTCTGACGCGGAGGCCCAAACCATGCCGGAAATCAGCAGGGCCTTTGTCGAGTCCCTGTCCCGCGACGACCGGCCCCTGGCCTGGGTCTGGCCGGAAGACGGCTTTCTGCCGGCAACACCCGGCATCAAAATCGCCGTCCGCCACCGGGCCGGCACCGTGCCCCGGCTGCTGTTAAACGGCCATGAGGTGAGCCGCCTCAATTTTGAAAAAACCGTATCCGACCGGGCCGGCACCGTGGCGGTGAGCACATGGCGCGGCGTCGATCTGAAGGAAGGGGACAACCGGTTTGAAGCCCTCTGGCAGGACCCGGATACAGCAACACCGACGCGCATTGAAAGGGTCATCCACTATTCCGGCCCCCCGGTGCGCGCCGACCTTGTGGTTGAAAAATCCCGGCTGATCGCCGATGGTTCCACACCCCCGGTGATCGCGGTGCGGCTGACCGACAAGGACGGATTCCCGGCCCGAACAGGTGTGGTGGGCCGCGTGAATGTTCTGCCCCCTTACACGGCCCTGGCGGAAACACAGACCATGCAGCAGGCCCCGCTCACCGGGGCCGTGGAAGATGCTCCCGGGTACCGGGTGGAAGCAGACGGCATGGCCTATATCCCGCTTGACCCCTCGGCCCCGACCGGAAAAGCCACCCTGGAGTTTACCTGTTCCGACGGCACGAAAACCGTGAGTGCATGGCTGATCGCGCCTGACCGGGAGTGGATCCTGGTGGGTCTGGCCGAAGGCACCGTGGGCTACAACACCCTCTCCGGCCACGCGGAAAACCTGGCCGCTGCCGATGTGGATGACGAGATTTACGAGGACGGGCGTATCGCCTTCTTTGCCAAAGGCAGAATCAAGGGCGAATGGCTCCTGACCCTGGCCGCGGACACCACCGAGGAAAAGGCCGCCGGTGAAACCGAGATGTTTCGCACCATCGACCCGGACACCTACTACACCCTGTACGGTGATACGGTACAGCAAGGGTACGAGGCCCCCAGCCGCAAGCGGCTCTACGTGAAAATCGAGAAAAAACAGTTCTACGCCCTGTTCGGCGACTATGCCACGGATTTGACCGTCACCGAACTGGCCCGGTACAACCGGAACGCCACCGGTATAAAGTCGGAATTTGAAAATGACCGGTTTACCTACACGGCTTTTGTCAACGAGGCGGATTCCGGTTTTATAAAGGACGAAATCCAGGGCAACGGCACCTCCGGTCTTTACCACCTGTCCGGCAACGACATTCTGCCCAACTCGGAAACCATCATAATAGAGACCCGGGACCGGTTTAAAAGTGAGGTAATCCTTGAGTCAAGGCCCCTGACCCGGCACGTGGACTATCAGATCGACTACGACACCGGCGCCCTTTTCTTCAAGGAGCCGGTCTTCAGCAGGGACGACCGGTTCAACCCCATATTCATTGTCGCCGATTATGAAACAGAGGCCGGTGACTCGGGCGAACTCAACTACGGCGGCCGGGCCGCAGTCAAATTCCTGGACGGCCGTGTCGAGGTGGGAGCCTCTCATCTTCACGAAGGCGGCACAGGCGCTGAAGGTGATCTTTCCGGTGCGGACGCCACGGTCCGGCTGAGCAAGAACACCACGGTCCGGGCCGAAGTGGCAACCAGCGACAAGCAGTCCGGCACCGAACAAAAAGAGGGCAACGCCTACCTGGCCGAGATGGTCCATGGTTCAGAAAAACTGGCGGGCAAGCTCTATGTGCGGGAGCAGCAGCCCGGGTTCGGCCTGGGCCAGCAGAATGGATCGGAAGAGGGCACCCGCAAAATCGGCGGTGAGGCCGCCTACCAGGCCACGTCCAGGGTGGGGGTCAATGCCGAGGTCTATCGCCAGGAAAACCTGACAACCGACGCCAAACGGGACGTGGCCGAGGCCGGTGTGAGTTATGCCACCGGCAGGGACGCTTCCCTTCGAGCCGGCCTGCGCCATGCCGAGGACCGCTTTTCCGACGGCACAGTCAACCGGACCGACCAGGTGCTGGCCGGGGCCACCACAAAGACGGCCAACGACAAACTGACCCTTCGGGTGGACCATGAGCAGACCTTAAACCCGGACGAAAACGCCAACGCCGATTTTCCCACCCGCACCACCCTGGGGGCCGACTATGCGGTGACTGAAAAAACCACGCTTTTTGCCGAGCAGGAGTTTACCTTCGGCGAAAACGAAGATACTGAAACCAGCCGGGCCGGGGTCAAGACCTCCCCCTGGACCGGGGGCAGCCTCTCTTCATCCGTGGGCAGGGAGACGGACGAAAACGGCGCCCGGGTGTTTGCCGGCATGGGCCTTTCCCAGAAATGGCGGATCAACGACTACTGGAGCGCCGACGGCGGCATCGACCACAGCCGGACCCTCAAGGACCCCGGCAATACGCCCCTCAATATCAATGTGCCCCCAGCCTCGGGCACGGCCGACGGCAATGACTTTACCGCCTTCTCCCTGGGCACCGCCTACACTCAGGAAACATGGTCCGCAAACAACCGGGTCGAGTTCCGCCATTCGGAAGTCGACGACAAATACGGCCTGATGACCGGCATCTTCGGCGAGCCGAAAGAGGGGCTGGGGCTCTCTTCCAGTTTCAGGCTGTTTCGCACGGAAACGGTTTCCGGCACCGACACCACAGCGGCAAACCTGCGGTTCGGCCTGGCCCGCCGGCCCAGAAACGCGGAGTGGATCGTTTTAGACCGGCTGGACCTGGTGTATGAAGATGAAACCGGCACGTCTTCGGCATTTGAAAGCCGGCGCATCATCAACAACTTAAACGCCAACTTCAAGCCGAACGGAAAATTCCAGGTATCCTTGCAGTATGGCGCCAAGTACGTGCTGGAAACCGTGGAAGACAATGACTACAGCGGCTACACGGATTTAACCGGCATCGAAGCCCGGTACGACATCACCCGCCGGTTTGACGTGGGCATGCACGGCGGCATGCTCCACTCCTGGAACAGCGGCCAGATCGACTACCTGGCCGGGGCGTCACTGGGCTGCGATATTGTTAAAAACTTCTGGCTGAGTTTCGGGTATAATCTTACGGGCTTTACCGACAAGGATTTTTCAGCGGCCGGGTTTACGGCCCAGGGGCCCTTTATTCAGTTCAGACTCAAATTCGACCAGGCCACTGTCAAGGAAGCGGTGGAGCTGCTGGACAAACACTGA